The window AAGATCACCTTCCTACCATCAACTtgtcataataaaaacaaataaatctcgCGAAAATTCTTAGCTTTGTAACTGTAACGAACTCCagtgacaaatttttaaatatgtttttatgatttaataatcaaATCAGTAGTACATTCTATCCTAGCTCCgcatattttaatggaaattgtatatattacataaaatgggGGATTAGAAATTAATCCGTCATTTTGATTcaaggttatatatttttacttttcgcttttaaattttataaaaaaaggtatttaatagattatttttacttttcgcCAGAGTATTTACAAGTAAACGTTTATCGTCTCGATAGTTTAAATTTGTGATTGATAATATCTTTTACCCGTATAATATTTTGTGCAATAATTTAGATAAGTtccttaaaatttcataaaatgaggTAACATTGTTTCCCAAAAACATTAATCTGATTTACTGAAGGAGAAGGAAACTCATTTGGAAACAAATTAGATGTAGTTTCGAACGCCaaaatcattgaatttaaatcgattttttacaTATAGATTTACTTTAAGTACATCTGTATGTGCTCTTCCATTATCTGTACAGCTTTTTCGGACACCAAGTGCATTTAGACATTCTCTTCCATATTGAAGgatcaaagtaataaaaacagcCTGACAGTAGTTTTCAATGCATCAACAATACATAGTCTCACATGGGAGATTTTCTCTTTGATTATACCCCAAAGACAGTCGGGCTCAGGCTCCCTTAATTATGCCCCAGATCCAGCAGTGAGAGACTTAAAAACTACTAGCAGAAAAGAAAGAAGCGTATCactaaaataagtattaaatgtgATCTGTACCTggctgaaacaaaaataaataaatacaaagtgattatttcttcattatcacTTAACTActcaaatacaaataaacaacacttaaaaaatgtgtttatctaTCAGAgtttagagaataaaaataaaagaattgttggccaaaatagttttttctatcatttttggTAATCCAGTCAAGTATAAAGTTCAATAATCATATTATGCAATCTGGGTTGGAAGTTTCTgttgtgtttaaattatttttaagctagTTTTATGTTCAATAAGGATTGCCTAAAATGATACTTCTTACTGTTTTGGTCAAtagttcttttctatttttattctataaataatggTAGcaaatacttgtttaaaaaaaaatactgtttatttgttaatatttagtattatttcttcattacaatttattattatttttgtaactattttttgtaCTAATTCCTTAATATCTACTATGTGCGACCAAGGATGATTTGATTCTCTAACTTATGATAAAAGTTTACCTgtggtaataattatttacataatttatgatGAATCAATGGATTCAGAAaggacttttaaattatttacattgattGAGCAGTTATTTGGTGGTTTTATTGCTAATTATTAACTGGGTGTTAGTAAAATTAGAAGTAGAAGTCTGGTCTCATAAGAATGAATGTGTCTAGAAACAGTTTAAAACttatatgttcataaaaaaaaaatcccttttagcaCACTGGAAggtggagatagatttcaccggtgctaagtattagataaaatagattccaccttaaagttaagaaaaacttcaaatttactcaatacgacaatggtgcatgtgaaaaaagttttacatgtttagcatacaaaagCCCCATCTTTTACAATTCCAGctatattttggtcatcccttgccataagggttagtcatatcaaaacttttttagacaaaagttttaggtaatatttagaggactaacggccactttaaacagattcgatactgtgcctattaaggaagatgtgtttaaaaccccatttttccaccccctgggccaatggttggtgatatcaaaaagctttacttagataagttttaggcccttatacaaagTGTAGTAAGCacttaaacgaattcaatattttacttaataaaaaagttatagcgatttttttttttttaaatagcccccatggtctgattttgcccattaatgaacttgactgagattttgggtttattatattttatgtatcagtttgaaagtgactgacacaaaattacaacagttaCCATGTTCTCTTAAAAAAAGGCAAGATGATCATTTGATAAAtgattttcatgtaatatttaacaagaatagtatgatgaaatttttttatataacactcCAGTTTTTGAGATATCAGCAAATAAGACTGCAAAAATCATAACGTAGGAAAATATGCTCCAAGTATCTTTGTTTAATCTGTTCACTTTCAGGTTACACCTAGTAATGTGCTTATAATTATCACTGTTGTAAAAGAACTtaagcattattaaaataattcaacattgtttaaaattacaaatactttgcaacattattataaaattatgttacaaactGTTAAGtcagctgataatttttatttaaaatactattacaaatttaaaatgggTGTTATATAACAGAATACGACACCCGGAAAGGGATGAAGACATAATCTTAACTTTATTAACTTGTTCTTgaagataaaacatatttttaaaatagtaaggtTCTAATATAGCagtaatctatatataataaGTAAGGAAGCCAAGAGGTATAGGATGCCTGGGACCTCAGCAAAATTAGCATCTCAATTATTAGTCATAACATTAATTCTTATTTCTGAAGGGAGAAAGAATTTTGAAGAATGGTTTGAGTAccataatttaattcttatttctgaAGGGAGAAAGAATTTTGAAGAATGGTTTGAgtaccataatttaatttttttaaaattaagtggcTATTTGTGTTACGAAGTTTAGGGTCTGGGGCAACAAAGCCaggacctttttttttaattcattttttttcatgagGATAAAGAATGGTTTTGAATAAaggaataaagtatttataagtaAACGTTTATAGTCTCGATACTTTAAATTTGTGATTGATAATATCTTTTACctgtataatattttgtacagtatattacagtataatacctgtataatattttgtatatatattttataatattttgtgcaATAATTTAGATAAGTtccttaaaatttcataaaatgaggTAACATTAGTTTCCCAAAAACATTAATCTGATTTACTGAAGAAGGAAACTCATTTGGAAACAAATTGGATGTAGTTTCGAACGCCaaaatcattgaatttaaatcaaatttttacatatagaTTTACTTTAAGTACAACTGTATGTGCTCTTCCATTATCTGTACAGCTTTTTCGGACACCAAGTGCAAGACCAGAGAGGCTGGGGAAAAGAGGACCTCAACATCCTAGACACTAAGTTTTAGGCTTATTCCTAAATGTATAatgaatttttgagaaaaaataattgaatataatagattttaatatttattatgtaaagagTGACCGAGGAAATTTAGGGTCTCTGTTAATAAAGCAGGGCTTGAAcaaaaacaaaggttttttttttgtttatttggcccctggaacaaaattgtttttttttaacactctTCTAATGTtacaatataacttttataattctgGGACAGAGGAGAATAATGGGCTTGGAGATCAAGGAGGCTTGAACCTCTTAAacatcactgtttttttttctaaatgtacaacatatttgaagaaatgtttgagTGTaccaatactttaattttttttagaggctATAAGGCTAGAGAATCATGGGGAAGGCAAGAGGATCTAGCCTCTTggacatgttttatttttttgaaaatatattatattttagatactTTTAGCACAAAACCtacagttttcttaattttagggCATATACTGCCTCTTGGGAGAAAGGGGACCTGAAACTGTTAAAGGGGACATGACAtttactagtttaattttttctgatgttaataatttttaaaaataatggtttgatattacaatattattttttttttaaatgtaggaaaCTAGGGAGGGAGCTAGAAATGAAAGGTTCTAGAGGGTAAGGTAATCTAAAATTCATACACaccattattcttttttaattttctctgaaagtaaaaaaatttttaaaagaacaatacaatatacaaatatttcaatCCACATTAATCATGAGAAGGGGTTAGGAGCCTAAGGAACCTTTTATgggctcttggggggggggggggtgtctaACCATCGCAAGTACCactgtctatttttttttcagatggttggaacatattttaataaagaatgattcaattataacaatcactgtaaattattattacaatttttgtgaaCTGAATAAACTGGAAACTAGAATATCTTGGAGAATTATAGAgcatttaacattttctaaacagagaaaacatttttaaataacaatgaatttaatataaatcaattaatatatttaaattatattttactttttggtaTTTTAAAAGTATACCTCTTCGATACCATCTAGTTTTTTCTGTTAGTAcggcacattaaaaaaaattcaaatattgcaAAACTTCCCTTGCTAGGGTAATTATAGAAATTAGAAACTTTCACTCTTTTTCAGTTAGTGATGGAATACATTACTACTGGAGCATCTGATcctgaacttttattttatttttacctttacagGTCACACAGTGTAACTTGATAATTGCAGCCTACCATGCAAGGGGCAGTATACTATACATTCTACTATATAACCCCATATCATCACAAGTGCAATATATCACCAATAGAAATGGAAATGAAACTAAACCacacatttatgttataaattgcaATTCATGATACACTGAAGCtgtaagagataatttaactATTGAAAgaagatcaaaataaataattaaactgtaattgtaataactttacaaaaaattatgaaatataaccatggaaaacaaaaacataaattattgtaacatGTTTTTAACGACGAAtggtgttattaaataattaaaatgttttaattattcaaataatctaatttagatactcataatattaaatatttcattaaaatttgaattaagttaAATCAAACTTACGAATTTGTGTTCTGTATTCAAACTTTATTAATCTCAAATTCTTCAATCCCAGATAGTATTTTCAAAGGAACCTCATCTTCGGTATAGCTCGCTGTTTCATCAGTATAAATTTCACCATTTAGGTTGACAATTAGTTTGTCAACTTCATTCAATATGCATGGCATATTCTTTACGCCAGTAGTCATTTTCCAATTTCAATTACTTTCTCACAACATTTTAACTACATACTAGCATCAACAGAAGAAACTTTTTGTTCAATGAGGGTAATATCTGTCGCTTTAGAATTTTTGATCTGCCACCCACTGTTTTATTATTCCCCAAATTAGTTCTATTGGATTTAAATCTGGGTATTCAAGCACAGTCTAAGAACCAAATGACCGTTCACATTTAAAATGCTATCGAGAGAATAACCGGAATCCGGTTACAACCGGATTTTATGCTTGTATTAACTGtagtaactcttttttttaatcatatgttTATCGAAGGAAATATTCCGTCTCTTTAGCCACTCCTGCATTTCTCCTTTACGAGTACCCATATTCGGAATTTTTTCCAATTTGCAACAATGGTATGGTGTGTTATAAAGAACTACTACAGAATTTGGTTTCAATTTTCCCAAAAGTTTttcagaaacccactgtttgaacAAAGTTCCTATGGTTCATTGTCGTGGTAGACGCCTGTTTTTGAGCTAGCGGTGTATGTCAGCAAGGCATTTGGAACAAACCTGTCTTTTCATGCATGAATTATAATGACCCTTTCGCCTTTGTAAATTGGTGGATGTAATCCCTCACTGCTGCTGTCTTCCCATGAATTAGCAGATGAGTGCGAAGTTAAAACGTAACTTTCATCTAAATATATGACTGGTCTATTTTCTTCCTGAAATTTCTTAATGGCTTTCAAATGAAAGATTCTCTTCATATGGATAATCAGAGAGAGAATATCAACTGTTGAAAGAGAATCATGTTTCTCTTTCAacaattttcagttatttgttgTTTTCACCCATTTAAATCCTAATTCATGTAATATAGTCCTTAAACTTGTTTCTCCTCCTTGCCGACCcatataattttgaagtttattttttaggtttttgacATTAGATACTGTTTTATCtgtcaaataaaaattgtgtCCGATTCTTCTGACAGCTGAGGAATCATAATTGTCAATCATTGTAACAGGTTTTTTCTCTCTTGTGATTTTTATCCAGCATATAGAAATTGACTCACCATTTTCATTTGATGCCTTCAGCTTTcctttttatacactttttcacACTAACAGATATACCAGTTGCTTTACTACAATGAAGCTGAACTTATTACAAAGGAATAAGAAAACTGTTGtctaatttcttaatttgtttcttaataaaataataaaatatctgtccatgcaatttttatttattactttgcttTTAATTACAGGATTCAtcattgttaatgaaaaaatgttactaaaagagattattttgttttatgtgaaTACACTAACACTATTAGgccctataacaaaaaaaaaaaaccaatctgtTTTTAGAACCCATACATAATATactttacaaacagaaaaaagttatactttaaaaagtatttttattcttatctatttaaataaagattatctattttaaattcttaaaaaaatgtcacttataaatttaaatagcttaataaatttaaataaaaaatctatttctttaaataaatttattgaacttgTCTTGTTACAGTCCAGAAGATTGTGATCCTGCTGTCATGTAAGAcgataataaatacttattattgaTTGTCATATGTCATAGTTGTTTACAAATTCAAAGGCCTATAAATCTACTGTAATACGTGCTGGATTGCATGGATCATagtttaaatgtaacttttaacgcaaatgtaAATAAGAGTAATTAGACAATGATACTATAGtagatataattttgtaatattatttttgtaataatgatgtTTGTGGAACGCATGCATAACAGCTCTTTTTTCAACCTCCAATGCAGTCCACTCACCTTCACAGTGCCAATTGTCAACTTACGCGCGGACCCGATACAGTATTAATCACATTATCATGAAGAGGTATCAAAGAGGGCAAAATTGAGGATGTTTAGAGTTACATAATTATACACAGCccataaaattttgtgaaagagTAAGCCTTAAAACAGTATAGGAATTTTTCAAATCAGTTTATTAGTTCTTGAGATTActtcagataataaataatttattcacaatCATTATATAATAGTActgaattaatacatttttctgatcaacattcactaataaaatatttttaaacaatattctttttaaatatttaaaaaaaaactcaaaacagCTTTTCTACCAAAACTTAAACAACATAATCATTACTTTAGAAGTGCACAAAACTATAAAATAGGTTTACTTGATAGTTAATTTTGGCATGGGGTCCAGTAAAAAGCGATAGTGAGTATAGAAACTCACAGCAATtggttgttaaaaaatgtttcttttgataaaacacatcaaaatgagcagtttttatcaaaacttactggaatatatttgtgttttacttAGAAATGCAAGTCATTACAAAAGAAGTTGCTAATAAATGATCAATCTCGGCAAGGGTTGTGGTAAAAACTGCTATTGAGTACAAAACTTACAgtaattggatattaaaaattttatcattaatgaaaaaatatttcaaaatataaacttttcacCAAACTTTATTCAGATACATTcactttttcaaaaatggatgccattacaaaaaaaaaaagtagctgaAGACAATGATCAATACTATCAAGGGGCTTAAATTTCAAGCGGTTAATGGTAATAATTTGCTCAGTGCTTAATATGCAATGTAATTTTGAATCTGACAAAATTAAATCTGATTAGATTTTATAACACTTAgtgacataataaaaattttaaaaacagttatattgtAATTTGATTTTCGGCTTTCTAAAATCATTTCTTCCAGTTTAAGCATAACTggtacaaaactttttttatgatttttctataaCCTTTATACAATAAAGTTTAGTAAATGTAAGCCAGCATTATAGTAAACTACAGTATATTTAGTATAATGTATAATGTGATGTGAAGGGTAAGTGATACATTTAGTAATTAATCAAGTTCCTTGAATATAATTGTCAGAGCAAGCAAAAGACAGTGCTAAAGTGGTTTAAACCCCAGTAGGATTGGTAAGGGATGGGACACTGTGtagctattaaataaatcatatcaataagtaaaattaacaagCCTACAAATGctatcatttattttgtttttatacaagaaactatgttttaacataacataataaagagtaaaaataacaaatcaataatTATGTGTTAAATTTTGTTGCCAGATTTTTGAACAGCGGCCATAACATTTTCATTTGCAATCATTTGGAATTCTTGAAATCGTTGAGAAATTctttgattcatttttaaatatttttctgcacAGTTTGATATACATCTGTCCTGTAAAACACAAcgttaaattaacaaactaattaaaaaaataattaattagtcaaGTTTCATTCAaactataaatgcaaaaaatgagAGCAGaacatgtaactaaaaaaaaaaaaatggttggttaatttttaattccatttgataaaataaatttatgtaaagaaaggtaaatttcttgataaagatgatgaagaaataattataattttcatttaataaaagtgCTAACTACTACAATAGATGACAACAGCATTGAGCGAGCCCACCTGTTCAAACTAAAACAGGATCGAATACTGATTATCTTCATTAGTGTATAGAAAACTATTTACTAAATCTGTTTCAGCCAAAAGTATTTTATCTATATCATACATATTCTTCAATACTTTTcaaatatatgattataaattacAAGATGTCCTAGGATCATCAAATTAAAAGAGCATGAATTATAATACTTGCTACTATAAATTTGGATCTTtactaataattttgatgaagaatagtgaaaatactatttttttcattatgcatCATATTATTGTGGACTTCTTGTACGGTTTCATGAATACctgattatattatacataatatatatatatatataaagttatgagACAGTAATTTGATGATACAGTACATACCATAAGCCATGAGCATCCGGCTTTCAGTTAATTCCAAGAAACTACTATGTGCCGGAATGCAATGCAGTTGCAGCCTTTGTTTTAACTAACACATTTTAGTCAGTCCATGTACGGCACTCATTTGATGAACACATCATCTTATTATTGTAAAGTTAGCATGTATGCTtaacttacattaattattacaatgaatatgtaataattattgtataattagtaTTTGCGTGTATatcaaagaaaattgtttaatattatgtttattaaaaataaaattatttttaaaaacaatcgttAAATCTTGAAATTACActattctaataaatattgttttatatctgtataaaaaacaatatttcgaATCAAATCTGATAATGAATGGATGCAGAACTATTACTtcctatgaaaataaattataaagactaAAGATGTTCTAAGGATGAAAAGGTGCACCGTATCTGGTGACTTGTGTTCACTAACCTAACAAAGTTtggtaatcatttattattattgagataaaaaatacatatgtttgtTGGGTGCCATAACTGTAACATGACTAAATCACTTCTAACTTTGGCATaaccattcttaaaaataacagagGTTTCTTGGGAAAGTGAGCCATGAAGTGGTTTCCAATGATCTTATACTGAGCTGAATATATTGCTGTACACCCAGCACATATTTCGTCAGTCTAGAATAAAGAACACATATAGCTCAGGTGTTTTTCTGAGATTCAATCTCATATACTTCTCTTTACATCAGGTCTACTTCTGTAAAAACCTTAAGAAAAACTgagatataagaataaatatatttcctatttattttagtattatgacCTCTGACATTTAAACATACTTTAATAAGGTATATGAGAGAGATAAAAACCATACATGGATAAACTACTAGCTTCTCACGAATAGAACCCAAGACCACCACTTTATAAGCCAGCATACTTCCAACATCACCGACTAGCTGGccggttaataataaaaaaaatcataactctcttaataggcacataTTACAGTACTGTTAATATGCTAAGGTACTATTAAATGTTCAATTctattcttacaaaataatatgtCAGCAAAGACTTCTCTTCACAGCAGTAAAAACAATTTCAGACATGGATAGAGATAGGATGCAAAATTATTtgtctgtaaattatttttgaatttattagtaCCTTTTATTTCTTATGGTAGAAATCCTAACAAAAGAGAGTAGCTGTTAATTGAAAAAGGAATAGTGTGAATCTGGCATGTAATAGTGTTGACGCTAATATTTtgaattggaattttttaaaactagcaACAGCATTTTAAcagaatacaaatttttacataaattaattcatGGTGATAGAGCTGTACAAAAACGCCTTTTCAGAACTTGTATAACAAAACTGATGATATCCATtagacaattttaatataatgacatCTGTTGAGAAAAAAGTATAATCAGTTAACATAATACAGTTACTTATGCTACTATGttcatatttacaaatatttaaaattactcacCTCTTGACTTTTTACATTTCTTGTAGTAAAATCCCACACACAATCGTTAAAAcatatttcagataatttattatatgaaataagaaAGTCTCGaaactgaaaaagttaaaaaaaacaattagatttaaaccaaatctgaaaaaatctgcaatcttattttgaatttaaagcaattatattgtaacaaaatcggtataacagacctgagtaacagattcctaccaatgaagaagaaagtagtagaaaatataataatgggagaaatccgGAAAGGGGCTACAAGAAACTCTTTAAGTAAAGATAACAGGGCCAGTTTAATAactgtcttttgtaatactgccgactgacacacctaaacaaatgttcTGTGAAAAAAGTTACCAGATCAGGGTAGGAATTTTATGGGAATGTGTAAGGGCAGACGCTCATTCTCATGCTTTGAGTTGGGTTCGGTccaggaggtaaagaagataggaatataaatacttcagggaagaccagttgaaatcagtctAAGTGAGAcattatgatgtcagtctgcaAGACAATATTCTGCAAGGAAGTCAGTGAAGGAGTGAATTTCTTGACAATTAAATTTGATGCAATTAAGGTGACATCACAAgtaatttcaatacatgaaaacaaaaagTGGTTCACTGTACTACCATATAAGTTAATGAGTAAGACTAAAAgtgagagataatgtactaaatttcattcataaattgttagggtagtttaatttctgaatagcaaaggtatttgcagtaaaaaaactttttatttgtcttatgttttaaaaaaaacttagtagAGCTATGGCATTAGAGAGCTGCTTTCAAATGGTTAAAATCTTACCAAGCTGTACTCTTTTGCTCTGATGTGCGTTTATAAAACATttagcttgtcatcattattaaatatttaaattatgcctACATATATTCTCATATAAAGTATAATGTCATTCCATTCCTTGGGGCTCCTACAAAAAGTCAGAATGAGTATTTAAGATACAATAATGGACTGTCATATTACTTGGTATCCAtaagtatgaatcgtgtagatctacattagaaaattaaatatgctaaCTTATCATTGCTAAAAAGaatggtcacttattctt of the Lycorma delicatula isolate Av1 chromosome 10, ASM4794821v1, whole genome shotgun sequence genome contains:
- the Tim9a gene encoding translocase of inner membrane 9, yielding MAGIAQGLENVNSEQIKSFRDFLISYNKLSEICFNDCVWDFTTRNVKSQEDRCISNCAEKYLKMNQRISQRFQEFQMIANENVMAAVQKSGNKI